A window of the Bufo gargarizans isolate SCDJY-AF-19 chromosome 1, ASM1485885v1, whole genome shotgun sequence genome harbors these coding sequences:
- the C1H18orf32 gene encoding UPF0729 protein C18orf32 homolog → MVCIPCIVIPILLWVYKKFLEPIIYPVISPFISRLWPKKAVQSDPASASKGKIESNGSAKTDSNGTANGSVAQEHDGTADKKTD, encoded by the exons ATGGTGTGCATCCCCTGCATCGTCATTCCTATCCTCCTGTGGGTCTACAAGAAGTTCCTGGAACCCATCATCTATCCTGTCATCTCCCCTTTCATCAGCCGGTTATGGCCCAAGAAAGCGGTGCAGAGCGACCCGGCCTCAGCAAGCAAGGGCAAAATAGAGAGCAACGGCAGTGCAAAG ACGGACAGTAATGGGACTGCGAATGGGAGCGTCGCTCAAGAACATGACGGGACGGCGGATAAAAAGACGGACTGA